A window of the Janthinobacterium agaricidamnosum NBRC 102515 = DSM 9628 genome harbors these coding sequences:
- a CDS encoding LysR family transcriptional regulator, whose translation MRTDLNLLRLLVAVYDTGSVTAAAGQLKMSQPAASAALARLRESLGDPLFVRQAGQMLPTPRAQHIIGKTREVIGLIDADILRSPAFDPARSRDEFVVCLSAVGEIVFLPALFNFLRQAAPQARLRSVSLPPQQLEEALNRGEVDLALGYFPDIKQGNMFQQRLFSHGLVCMVRAGHSIKGPRMTLKQFTTAEHAFVQDGGRSQEMFEAELAARNISRNIVLRTSHYMSIPTIIADSDLVVVLPRPVGNAFADSKKVRVVQTPVDIPAYDLKQHWHRRYHEDARLIWLRSVVNQLFADKDAISANTAARES comes from the coding sequence ATGAGAACAGACCTGAACTTGCTGCGCCTGCTGGTGGCGGTGTACGACACCGGCAGCGTGACCGCCGCCGCCGGCCAGCTGAAAATGAGCCAGCCGGCGGCCAGCGCGGCGCTGGCGCGGCTGCGCGAATCGCTGGGCGACCCGCTGTTCGTGCGCCAGGCCGGCCAGATGCTGCCGACCCCGCGCGCGCAACACATCATCGGCAAGACGCGCGAAGTGATCGGCTTGATCGATGCGGATATCTTGCGCAGCCCGGCCTTCGACCCGGCCCGGTCGCGCGATGAATTCGTGGTGTGCCTGAGCGCCGTCGGCGAGATCGTGTTCTTGCCGGCGCTGTTCAACTTCTTGCGCCAGGCCGCGCCGCAAGCGCGGCTGCGTTCCGTCAGCCTGCCGCCGCAGCAACTGGAAGAAGCATTGAACCGCGGCGAGGTCGATCTGGCGCTGGGCTATTTCCCGGATATCAAACAGGGCAATATGTTCCAGCAGCGGCTGTTTTCGCACGGCCTGGTGTGCATGGTGCGGGCCGGCCACAGCATCAAGGGACCGCGCATGACGCTGAAACAGTTTACGACGGCCGAACACGCATTCGTGCAGGACGGCGGCCGCAGCCAGGAAATGTTCGAGGCCGAGCTGGCGGCGCGCAACATCAGCCGCAACATCGTGCTGCGCACCTCGCACTACATGAGCATCCCGACCATCATCGCCGATTCGGACCTGGTGGTGGTGCTGCCGCGCCCGGTCGGCAACGCCTTCGCCGACTCGAAGAAGGTGCGCGTGGTGCAAACCCCGGTCGACATCCCGGCCTACGATTTAAAACAGCACTGGCACCGCCGTTACCACGAAGACGCCAGGCTGATCTGGCTGCGTTCGGTGGTCAATCAACTGTTCGCCGACAAGGATGCGATATCGGCCAATACGGCGGCCCGGGAAAGTTAA
- a CDS encoding porin encodes MKKVMTLLAWTAGAMGAAHAQSNVTVYGYLDAAVASERGGAAGAVSKLASSVAAPSRLGFHGEEKLDGNLTALFNIETGIALDTGGFTGANVFARSDYVGLRGDFGTLRLGNIQTALYETVVTVADPMGNGLAGQAGNLMTAGVVGGPTSPGGRGNFRGNTVAYTSPLWNGAGAELDYSAGEAPGDSSKQRSIGGALAYKTQRLSTRLAWLSSVSASGTDSATSTLWGANYNFGRFTGYLSYGRNKGYTTLDSRELLTGAAIPLGQGKVLLSYIRKDDRSAVDNDGHQVAVGYSYPLSKRSSLFASYARIGQHAAPNSSAFYSINIGAPGIAGGGDRAFAAGMSHFF; translated from the coding sequence ATGAAAAAAGTCATGACGCTGCTGGCATGGACAGCCGGCGCGATGGGTGCCGCCCATGCACAATCGAATGTCACGGTGTACGGCTACCTGGACGCCGCGGTCGCCTCGGAACGGGGCGGCGCGGCCGGCGCCGTCAGCAAGCTGGCCAGCAGCGTGGCTGCGCCGTCGCGGCTCGGCTTTCACGGCGAGGAAAAACTGGACGGCAACCTGACCGCGCTGTTCAATATCGAAACCGGCATCGCGCTCGATACCGGCGGTTTTACCGGCGCCAATGTCTTCGCGCGCAGCGATTACGTCGGCTTGCGCGGCGATTTCGGCACGCTGCGGCTCGGTAACATACAAACGGCGTTGTATGAAACCGTGGTCACGGTGGCCGACCCGATGGGCAATGGCCTGGCCGGCCAGGCTGGCAACCTGATGACGGCCGGCGTGGTCGGCGGTCCGACCTCGCCTGGCGGACGCGGCAACTTCCGCGGCAATACCGTGGCCTACACGTCGCCGCTGTGGAACGGCGCCGGCGCGGAACTCGACTACAGCGCCGGCGAAGCGCCGGGCGACAGCAGCAAGCAGCGCTCGATCGGCGGCGCGCTGGCCTACAAGACGCAGCGCCTGTCGACGCGGCTGGCCTGGCTGTCCAGCGTGTCGGCCAGCGGCACCGACAGCGCGACCAGCACGCTGTGGGGCGCCAACTACAACTTCGGCCGGTTCACCGGCTACCTGTCCTATGGCCGCAACAAGGGTTACACCACGCTCGACAGCCGCGAACTGCTGACCGGCGCCGCCATCCCGCTCGGCCAGGGCAAGGTGCTGCTGTCCTACATCCGCAAGGACGACCGCTCGGCGGTCGACAACGACGGCCACCAGGTTGCCGTCGGCTACAGCTATCCGCTGTCGAAACGCAGCAGCCTGTTCGCGTCGTACGCCCGCATCGGCCAGCATGCGGCGCCGAATTCATCGGCCTTCTACAGCATCAATATCGGCGCGCCGGGCATCGCCGGCGGCGGCGACCGGGCGTTCGCCGCCGGCATGAGCCACTTTTTTTAA